The following proteins come from a genomic window of Pectobacterium actinidiae:
- the glgA gene encoding glycogen synthase GlgA yields the protein MRVLHVCSELFPLLKTGGLADVAGALPGAQIVAGMDARVILPAFPDLKKGIANLEVVRELDTFAGHVTLLFGHFNGVGIYLIDVPELYERAGSPYHDPALYAYADNYLRFALLGWMGCEMACGLDHYWRPDVVHAHDWHAGLTCAYLAARNRPAKSVFTVHNLAYQGLFDARHMPNLQLPSDFFQVYGLEFYGQISYLKAGLYYADHITTVSPTYAHEITLPAYGYGMEGLLKTREEEGRLSGILNGVDETIWNPAHDPLLTSHYTRDALADKAVNKRHLQTAMGLKVDDKAPVFAIVSRLTSQKGLDIALSAIPDLLEQGGQLVVLGAGDADLQEGFLAAAAEYHGQVGVQIGYHEAFSHRIIGGADVIMVPSRFEPCGLTQLYGLKYGTLPLVRRTGGLADTVSDCSLENLADGLASGFVFNDCSVGSLSRAIRRVFVLWSRPTLWRYVQRQAMAMDFGWQVSAQAYGALYQRLYTH from the coding sequence ATGCGGGTCTTACATGTTTGTTCAGAGCTATTTCCACTATTGAAAACCGGTGGACTGGCGGATGTGGCGGGTGCGTTGCCCGGCGCGCAGATTGTGGCGGGTATGGATGCCCGCGTTATTCTGCCTGCCTTCCCCGATCTGAAAAAAGGCATTGCCAACCTAGAGGTTGTGCGTGAGCTGGATACGTTTGCTGGACATGTCACCTTACTGTTCGGCCATTTTAACGGCGTCGGTATTTATCTGATTGATGTGCCTGAACTGTATGAACGCGCGGGCAGTCCTTACCACGACCCGGCGCTTTATGCTTATGCCGACAACTACCTGCGGTTTGCGCTGCTGGGGTGGATGGGATGCGAAATGGCGTGCGGTTTAGATCACTACTGGCGACCTGATGTTGTGCATGCCCATGACTGGCACGCGGGGCTGACCTGCGCCTATCTGGCGGCGCGCAACCGTCCGGCGAAATCGGTCTTTACCGTTCACAACCTGGCCTATCAGGGACTGTTTGATGCCCGACATATGCCGAATCTCCAACTTCCGAGCGATTTCTTTCAGGTGTACGGGCTGGAGTTTTACGGCCAGATTTCCTACCTCAAGGCAGGATTGTACTACGCTGACCATATTACGACCGTGAGCCCAACCTACGCGCACGAGATTACGCTGCCTGCTTATGGCTACGGCATGGAGGGCTTGCTGAAAACGCGTGAAGAAGAAGGACGACTGTCCGGCATCCTCAATGGCGTAGACGAAACGATTTGGAATCCGGCGCACGATCCTTTACTCACTAGCCATTACACCCGAGATGCTTTAGCGGACAAAGCCGTAAACAAGCGGCATCTGCAAACGGCGATGGGCCTGAAGGTAGACGACAAGGCACCGGTTTTTGCCATCGTCAGTCGCCTGACCAGTCAGAAAGGTCTCGATATCGCGTTAAGTGCGATACCCGATTTGCTGGAGCAAGGCGGGCAACTGGTGGTGCTAGGCGCAGGAGATGCCGATTTGCAGGAGGGCTTTCTGGCGGCGGCGGCGGAATATCACGGTCAGGTTGGCGTGCAGATTGGTTATCACGAAGCCTTCTCGCACCGCATTATTGGCGGTGCGGATGTCATCATGGTGCCGAGCCGATTTGAACCTTGCGGGTTAACGCAGCTCTACGGCCTGAAATATGGCACGTTGCCGCTAGTGCGCCGAACCGGTGGGCTGGCGGATACGGTATCGGACTGTTCGCTGGAGAATCTGGCGGATGGATTGGCAAGTGGATTCGTCTTTAATGATTGCAGTGTGGGATCGCTATCCCGCGCGATTCGTCGTGTGTTTGTGTTGTGGTCCCGACCCACGCTATGGCGCTATGTACAGCGTCAGGCGATGGCGATGGATTTTGGTTGGCAGGTTTCTGCTCAGGCTTATGGTGCGCTATATCAACGCTTGTATACCCACTAG